CTTTACCTTTGTAAAACTTTGCTTTTGGTGACACACCTATTGATAGACCAAGGTATGattttagttgtgtgtgtgtgagtgtgtgtgtgtgtgtgtgtgtgtgtgtgtgtgtgtgttttttcttgaAAGGAAACAAATGTCTGATGTAACCGTTTTGAACAGGTGGCTCGACCATAATGTACCAATTCCTGTTAtagtgttttactttttttcccccattcttcttgtataaataaataaaacaatactcaTCACATTGTTAATGTCAAAGTATGTATTTATAACAAAACAGGAAAAGATGCACATACAGCCAACTTTAAAGAGTAGATTAGATACTGCAAAATAGATTTTCATTAGGGGTGCAGCCAACTGAgctgttgttgttattacagTGCCAAACTAGTTTTTAGTAATGGGGCATAAAAGCAATTATGTTTTTCCAGTGTTCATAGGATGGGTGGATTTAAATCTCATGGCAGTACAGTAGTTTTTAAACCTTGAATGACCACAGACTGGACTAGGACTGCTGCTTGTTTCAATATTTGATTTGTTTGGAAAATATTTTAATGTCCACCCCAAAACACCTTTACTTAAGTTTAATCTGATGAATACATTACATAAGTACCACATGTACAGTAAATTAGAAAGCTACTTAAACTTTAAACCAGAGAttttcaacagggggtcctcagttactgcaggggggggggctccaaattattgtaaattgtttgaatttctttttttttcttcaaaaaattaaaatgtcttcacatgaatccaacatattattagcaaatataaatcaacttatttgtgaaaaaacaacCACTGATGATATGCTTActatccacagatacagttcatcctgaggattcactgtgctacatgtatgtttaacataaaacatgatttattaaataatgccaacaatacttattttaatagcttggtattctatgcaaaagaaaaagggtaggcctatatgtaaaggctttaggccgccttacacattattgtaggctcAGTTTAATACGCAACTTAATTTTTGTagtaaggggtccctgctccatctctctttcagttaaggggtccttggcttgaaAAAAGACGTTGAAGACCACTGTTTTAAACTATGTAATGTATATCGTGGTAACTTTAAGCATATATCATGCTCTTAATAAACACGGTCATTTTGCTTTTGGCGCCATCTAGTGACACTATGAAGAATTACCTGAACTATGTGTCACATTGTGTGTTGTTGACAATATAGGGGCGAGCGCCCCTCAAATGGTGAGTTGGAAAGATATCTGCTTGCTCGTCTCTTGTTTTTCAGCGCAACAGTTCACCCACAAACCCAGCTGAGATACCCAGATTCTTTGGGACTCTCATCATAGAGCGTCTCATGTAAGCCAGGGCTATGGCTACCAGGACACTGCGGTCATGTCCTCTGTCGTATTTCTGGGAATCTGGGGGTTAGGGACCTCAGGGGGAGTTAATGTTCTAAAAGTTTTGGGCCAACACAAACTTCATTAATAAAGGACTAGGGCTGTGCATTGTGCCAACTTGATATCTAACTTTGAAGAATAGCCTTTAAACCGGTATTTGCCCTTTTCTTTTTATgataaaatatttcaaacagTGTTAAATAAAAACCTTTGCCCgaataaaatgtagcctactctaACCGTTTTCTAATTTCAATCAGCAACTACCTGATCCTGGAGCAAGTAAACAAACCTAAGAATCTAACCAAACATACTGTACCAACCTTCAATAATCAACCAATCATTTACCGACCAACAAATAGTTCTGTGTCTCCAAATAGCCTACATCAGTTAAAAGGACTCTTGGTGGTATTAAATGGGGGTTCTGAGGCGACATGGCAGGTCAAGTAACCATAACATCAATCATCCGAtattttttgatttgatttgatttgatttgatttgatttgtattgatTCGTCATATCTGCATCATTTAGCCAGCTTGAATTTGAAGCTGTTACAATTGTAGTCACAGTCGCAGCATTTAGGTTCAGCTGATCTCACATTCTTGAACGTAGCTTTTAAAGTTGTTACATCAAAAGCGCTTCGGGTTACAGCACGCGGACAGGGAGCCCATGCTTGCGCACggtgacacagagacagagcacAATATGGGTGAGTAACAAGAATCTACAAACACAAATCCTATCATGAGACGGCTGCGGTTGGAGGGACACTATATTACATACTTTGGTTGTAACTAATGCATGCAATCCACTtgcacaattaaaaaaatataaatagctGCTGTATTTGCTGTTTAGTTTTAATATAGTTACTTGATAAATGATGAACAAACATACCTCCGTTTATCTGTGTTAGCTTCATAATATGGTCTGACCTCTCAAACTTCTATGTGCTATTATAAAATACGTAAAGGCAGGTACTCTTGCTTTATAGCTTCATGGGAATAGTAGTCCTCATTCAAGTCGAAGTGATGCGACGACTGCCTTGACACACTACATTACCCAGAAGGCTTGGTGCTCTCATACGTCAACTGCAATCACGGTTGTATCTCCAACATGGCGTCGCTGGGAAGGAGGCGCGGTGTCCCAGTAAGCAGGGAGAGGTCAGTTACTAAACATCTTAgttattaaacaaaaatgttttaatatgaTACATAATTTTGTCGATGTCGCCATTCACCAGACCCCGAACATGCATATCGTTTGAGACTTAGGGTGAAATGCCAACACGACAAGTCGGGATTTTATCCCagggttagctaacgttagcaggctAACGTGcacaactagctagctaacgttagcaaggaAATAAACTAACAGCTCATGTGATGTTTTGGTTATTTCACACCAGCCGATCACCGTGGGAAAAGTTGCGTTTAACCGTTCGTTGTGGCGAACGCTGGTGTGATATGCCACGGCTCACATGCTACACAATTCTGGCTGAGTTAACAGTATTGCCCGCTGCTTGTCGACCTGTTTCAAAAGTAAAACGGTCCTCAACTTAGCTGACCAGTCCTCCAACTTTTTACCATGCGAGCGAGTCAGCTAAAACTAGCTAACGTGTTGTCGTTATCTAACCGACGCTCAGCTACATTATGCCCCACTGTGATCCTCCCCAGTACTCCTTTAGCCAATGCTCCGCTGTCTTTAAAAAGTCGAATAAGCTTGGTGTCTATCTCGTTAGGGTTTGTTTGCCATCTTGTCAACATGTACAGGAAGGCCTCAGAGTGGTGTCACTGATCCACACACGTTTGTCATATTTAAAGATATTTTACAAACCACCGGAAAtcagttttcagaaaatagTAGTTGATTAATCAGCTAAACGTAAACAATGTATTTGtataagataaaaaaataaataaataaaagttgttGGTTACAGATCCACAAATGCTAGGTTTTATGTGTCATTCCATATTTCAAACGGAGATTGTTGTCTGTTGGAGAGAGTATTTTGTTGACAGCACTTAGCTAAGCTCCGAAAACGTGATGACCATTTGGTGATTGTGACATTTCATGAATTGATGTAAAACAATATGGAGCAATATTACTTACGCAACCCAAGTGTACACATTTgaaataattgaacatttttttAGATATCTATAGATGAGGGATCATTTTATAAAGGAAATACAAACCTCAAAAATGAAGTACTTGACGTAATGGAACAGGATTCAAAGTAATCTCAGTGCTATACAAAAAGCTAAGAGACTGAACAGCTCCCTCTACTATGTAATATCAAGGCCAAATGGGAAAGTGAACTTAACATCGAAATTACGACAGAAGACTGGTTCAACGTGTGAAATGCAACACACCACTACAAATTCAATAATATGGAGGGAGTTTTGATGGAACAGAAATGCAAACCATTCTAGACATAAACTATTCACGGGTCCATGACAAATGGGCAGGTTGGTGTAAAAATGGAGGCAAACAAGCCTTAGATATGTCAAGTCTTGATATTCTACTCGTTATCCTTTCTCTCACTGTTCCCTGCTgttctttctgtttttgaaaaggggaGTGATGGCGGCGACAGACTGCTACATTGTGCACGAGATCTACAACGGGGAGAATGCGCAGGACCAGTTTGAGTACGAGCTGGAGCAGGCGCTGGAGGCCCAGTATAAATACATTGTCATTGAGCCCACCCGCATCGGAGATGAAACGGCCCGTTGGATTACCGTGGGCAACTGCCTGCACAAGACGGCCGTGTTGTCAGGTGCTGCTTGCCTCCTGACGCCACTTTCACTGCCTGTTGAATACTCGCGCTATGTGGCGTTGCCCGCTGGCGCCCTCAGTGTGGCCTGCTCTGCCCTTTATGGGATTTCATGGCAATTTGATCCCTGCTGCAAGTACCAGGTGGAATACGACAGCCAAAAACTCTCGCGGCTGCCCCTGCATACACTCACCTCCTCGACGCCCGTGGTGTTGGTACGCAGAGATGACGTCCACAGAAAGAGACTCCATAATACGATAGCACTGGCTGCCCTGGCGTATTGCGCCAAGAAGATCTACGAACTCTATGCGGTATGAGTGCACTCTGAAGAGGATTTAAGAaccaacagaaaaaaaggaagaaaaaaaagaaacagaacctatcccccccctcccccccgatGTAAGAAAAGTGGAAGTCACGATCAGGCCCAGCAGTTAGCTCCTCACATGGTGGGTGCTTCCATTTTGAACTATGATCAGAGGGATATAGTTAAACTAGAAggaattgttttttctttttctttacttctgtGTGACAACAACAGCACACTTATCTGTGTAGTACCCTTGCGCCTCCTCCCCTGCACCCTCCACCTGTATCCTTGACACACAAGCAAGTGCCCAAGGGTATGGCAGCAGTTCATCTGGATTGAATTGTATTGCAGTTGAAACGGACCGACATGTGTTGGGTACCGAGCTCTTTCCCCTTTCCCTCGTAATTTTACTGTACCCCTCTCTTGCTGATCATTACATCACCCTTTCATTAAACGTTAGAATATTTCAAACTACcttttcagtattttattttacctttttcgTTAAATGGATTCTACATGATGTccagaaaagagaaaataactgCAACTTATTTGAGATTGTGTCTTGTTCATGTAGATATTTTTGTCTAAAAGAGTGCAAGAAAGATCTTATGTGACAATGCTATGGCTCAATGTCCTCTTTTGAAACACTACAATAACACCAACTTTACAAAGCCACATTTCACACATGCTTCTAATAATGTATATTACATTGACATCAAGCCATTATAATTGAAATTTAAATATAAACAATGTTTGACACAACAGATACCAATTGCACAGCAAATTATAAATTTATACTTTCTTGTGTATGTTTATCCAATGGTGCTAGTTATGAGTTGCTGTCTAGACCTGCAGTTTTAAACTTTGGGgtccgaggaggaggaggaggtagaaGTATAGACAAAGTAAAGGATGAGTTGTGATATAACAAGAGACTTTCAACAATTTAATAATAGAGTGGAGTTTAGATATGAATTAGTTGAATACCAAGAGTGACCGTAATCTTGTTAGTCACtgatttaaagtacattttatttaaatgtccaTTACAAGCAGACTAAAGATTGTTGACTTTGCCAGCAGGATTTGAGCAAATTAAAACGTGTTCATGAAGAGTTTCCTAAATCATTTTGTGTAAATCCCTCAAAGGTcaataaaacaatgtaataaataaattgtaaacTTCAAGGTTTGACAGCTGGTGGTGTTTCAGTAAGTAGTGTGATCACATATGCCAATAGACGGCTGTTATTGGTAGCAGTTTATCACGGAAATGTAAAAGTCTTGCCTTCACAATATTTTGTCAATTTCTGACAAAGGAAATCTATAACACGTATTACACTGGTTTCAAAGGACTGGCTGGGTTGCAAAGAGTTcagtttttaatgaaaatagctGTTGACATTGATAATTGTCATCCTATTGTCCTTTGGTGTGCTGAAGCTTAAACCAGggtgcttttgtttttaaactcaTAGATACCTATAACTTATAGTTTGttaactgtactgtatatgaaagTACCTTAAACAACAGACGCTGTCAGCTTTAACCTGGAGAAGAATCACTCTGCACCTTTGACACCTGTTACATGCAACCTTGTCTGCTCTTGAAACAGCCTAGTTATTccaaaatggtttcaaaactggATTTGATATTAAAGATAAGATAAATCTTGTCTGAGgttaaaaataaagttatatagGTTTATTTGGCTGCTTAATGTTATCCTTGGCAAATTATTGGTGTCCGACAGACATCCAAATAGGCACTTGAGTCCAAATGTGCTCGATCAGTCCATAGACATATACATAGACGCCTCCTAATTATTATTTGTACATGTCTGTAGATCAGTCAGCTTACTGGCTTACCTAACTTCAACTCCCACAATTCCTTGCGGGGAACACAACCGGTAGCCGTTCATCCATATATGTCAATGGTTCATCCATTCACATTTGTtttcccactatggccacgccaagacccgcccttcaatagctactattggccaggcgtccatgcttacgcaaggtaacgtaacctgttttgtacaggtcctatcccctgaccaatcggctatcctaaccttaaccactcgaggtgaaatgcctaaccccaaccaatcaggctgcttcgtagggcgggtcttggcgtggccatagtgggattcgtaactttcttatatactgtctatggtaatTTTGCAAgagtgtatggctgcagcctggagcgacTCTAATTTTGCGCCCGGTAGCGCCTTCAGAAAACACATTCCCGAGCCCGGAACTGCAACTCACCCTGCAGCAGCACAGCAACTCAGGTGAGCTCTAACTATACCCGAACATTAGTGTATGAGTGTTTTATTATAATGTggaagctagctaacgttagcattagcatcccCATCCACATGTAAACGTAAACACGACTTTAGAACATGCCGAGCTCGTTGTGTTTTGTCACTTGTAAGCAGGGTCCAACAttattagcaccatctactagccaaatgctggtaaaatatgcaagtggctggtagatttgcttcactcaccagccaaaaaacaatggtaatagattgagtggctggtaaaatttaaacattcactagccatttgattggtggacaaaaaagttaattttggaccctgcttGTAAGTTAGGGTTTTAACATCGAACCTGTTTATATTGTGTGCTCGTGTGAAAGGTGGACGTTATCACCGTTGATAGCAAACGTTTCAAGCAACACATTAGGATTTCAGTCTCAGTAGTTCCAGTTATTTCAAGAAAAGCTCCTTTTACTCATAAATATGCAGAGTAATGGAGCACCAACATACTGTCAGATGATCTAATCCGGGGAATGTGTGGTGTAAGTATGAAGTTCATGTCATGTCAGATGATTGAGTCATTGTGCTCACAATCAGAATATGTACACATGCAAGGAAAGACTTAGAAGAAGAAAATCACCTGTTTAAAGACAAATCAGCATGTATTGAGGATATGGAGAGTATTAAAATGGCTAACTTCTCTGTGTACCTCTGATGTAACTCTGATAGTATTTTATTGTGGAAATAAACAGGCCTAAGTATGACACACAAGGGGACTTATATACGGATATTCCGTCTATTTTACCTTTAAAAGAAAGTCCtgatactctgtgtgtgtgtgtgtgtgtgtgtgtgtgtgagagtgtgagagtgagagagtgagatagTACTTGTCACTGTTGCCATGCTGGTTGTGTTGTGCTTTTGGAGACAGGACAAGTGGAAGGGCCTTAACTAAATGCACTGGTCATTAAAACATTGACAATCCCTTTGGCATGGGGGCTTGAGAGcttacagaacacacacacatcaaggtCACACtgtagcttgtttaaaggccttttttgtgtttttattagtaTTTTATTCCAATAtgaattgttttgtttatgAACCGACTAGCGCTGCAACAAGGATTTGTATTCATTATTAAATCTACTATCCATTACTTTTTAAATGATCAATCATTTAGCCTATTAACTATAAAACATTATGGGGAATTACTTCAGTCATGTCTTAAAATTGCTGTCTGAAATCCAGCTAATAAAATCCCTAAGTGTCCatccaaaacttgacatttCAATAGCTAAGAGCTGCAAAATGTAGTTGATCAttgatcaactaatcaattGAAGAAACATTATGATCATTGATGGAGCGCCTAGGGCTTGATGCCAAAATAAAGTTGGTGTTTTGCATGTTAGCAGTGGTGGTTCATTTGACATCCGACAGAGATATAttgttatttaaaatgttataaaaagaCCTTTGTTTGGTGTCTTTTACAAGACCAATggatttaaaggaacacgccgacttattgggactttagcttattcaccgtatcccccagagttagagaagtccatacatacccttctcatctccgtg
This window of the Sander lucioperca isolate FBNREF2018 chromosome 21, SLUC_FBN_1.2, whole genome shotgun sequence genome carries:
- the tmem11 gene encoding transmembrane protein 11, mitochondrial isoform X1, whose amino-acid sequence is MASLGRRRGVPVSRERGVMAATDCYIVHEIYNGENAQDQFEYELEQALEAQYKYIVIEPTRIGDETARWITVGNCLHKTAVLSGAACLLTPLSLPVEYSRYVALPAGALSVACSALYGISWQFDPCCKYQVEYDSQKLSRLPLHTLTSSTPVVLVRRDDVHRKRLHNTIALAALAYCAKKIYELYAV
- the tmem11 gene encoding transmembrane protein 11, mitochondrial isoform X2, with product MAATDCYIVHEIYNGENAQDQFEYELEQALEAQYKYIVIEPTRIGDETARWITVGNCLHKTAVLSGAACLLTPLSLPVEYSRYVALPAGALSVACSALYGISWQFDPCCKYQVEYDSQKLSRLPLHTLTSSTPVVLVRRDDVHRKRLHNTIALAALAYCAKKIYELYAV